In Gloeocapsa sp. DLM2.Bin57, a genomic segment contains:
- a CDS encoding ATP-binding protein produces MTNFHNIVPPHLVIQAMRDNGYKNAAYALAELIDNAIQAGASQVELLCGEKKQQIEQRKRPRIDQIAVLDNGCGMDAKILRLALQFGNGTYLEESKHTGIGRFGMGLPSSSISQCQRINVWSWQNGVENALYTYLDLDEINRQQMSEVPEPIYKPIPNIWYRVGNHFGQTGTLIVWSQIDRCLWRTGKAIIDNSELLIGRMYRKFINNNQVNIRMVAFDLDDVNKIIYEKNALPNDPGYLMEKTSCPPPFDNQAMFQPWEGDTCYEATFAVNFKGKQHEVKVRFSYAKEEARQTESGSNPGSTSYGKHAKKNIGISIVRAGRELELDTGVTNGYEPTERWWGVEVEFPPSLDDLFGVTNNKQSARNFTEILQTDIKSLSDDAQSFSKLKEELQQNEDPKEPLLEIAHKINSQLRIIRGLLKAQTKGTRSGEKRHDPYKPQKIATSVTKERKSEGYQGKSDQDENLPQEERKQVIKETLLEEGISEKQAELLAATTVENGLKYQFAKGYLDSPAFFSVKPRGGVILITLNTDHPAYDNLVDLLEKDVETDDLETLRSRLVNALDGLELLLMAWARYEDEQPDGERKNKVQETRIDWGRIARRFLENKA; encoded by the coding sequence ATGACTAACTTTCATAATATCGTCCCTCCTCATCTAGTAATCCAAGCGATGCGTGATAATGGCTATAAAAATGCGGCTTACGCTTTAGCAGAATTGATCGATAACGCTATTCAAGCCGGAGCATCTCAAGTAGAATTACTCTGTGGAGAAAAGAAACAACAGATTGAACAAAGAAAGCGTCCTCGAATTGACCAAATCGCTGTTTTAGATAATGGTTGTGGTATGGATGCTAAAATTTTACGCCTTGCTCTTCAATTTGGCAACGGAACTTATTTAGAGGAAAGTAAACATACAGGTATTGGACGTTTTGGTATGGGTTTACCTTCTTCTTCTATTTCTCAATGTCAACGGATAAACGTTTGGTCATGGCAAAATGGGGTAGAAAATGCTCTCTATACTTACCTTGATTTAGATGAAATTAATAGGCAACAAATGAGCGAAGTTCCTGAACCTATTTATAAACCAATTCCTAATATCTGGTATCGAGTTGGTAATCATTTTGGTCAAACTGGCACATTAATAGTCTGGTCACAAATAGATCGTTGTCTATGGCGAACAGGCAAAGCAATTATCGATAATTCTGAACTTTTAATCGGGAGAATGTATCGTAAATTTATCAATAATAATCAAGTCAATATTCGGATGGTAGCCTTTGATTTAGACGATGTAAATAAGATAATTTACGAAAAAAATGCCCTACCTAATGATCCTGGTTATTTAATGGAAAAAACCTCTTGTCCTCCTCCTTTTGATAATCAAGCGATGTTCCAACCTTGGGAGGGTGATACTTGTTATGAAGCGACTTTTGCTGTTAACTTTAAAGGTAAACAACATGAGGTTAAAGTGCGTTTTTCCTATGCTAAAGAAGAAGCGCGTCAAACTGAATCAGGTTCTAATCCAGGTAGTACCTCTTATGGAAAACACGCTAAGAAAAATATTGGTATTTCTATTGTGCGTGCAGGTAGAGAATTAGAACTTGATACAGGAGTAACTAATGGTTATGAACCAACAGAAAGATGGTGGGGGGTTGAAGTAGAATTTCCTCCAAGTCTTGATGATCTTTTCGGAGTTACTAATAATAAACAATCTGCACGAAATTTTACCGAGATTTTGCAGACAGATATTAAGTCTTTATCAGATGATGCTCAGAGTTTTAGTAAACTTAAAGAAGAGTTACAACAGAATGAAGATCCCAAAGAACCTCTGCTAGAAATAGCCCATAAAATTAATAGTCAATTAAGGATAATTCGTGGCTTATTAAAAGCACAAACTAAAGGAACTCGTAGCGGTGAAAAACGCCATGATCCCTATAAACCGCAAAAAATAGCTACAAGCGTTACGAAAGAACGTAAATCAGAAGGTTATCAAGGTAAAAGTGATCAAGATGAAAACTTACCTCAAGAAGAACGCAAACAAGTAATTAAAGAAACTTTACTAGAAGAGGGAATCAGTGAAAAACAAGCGGAGTTATTAGCAGCAACTACAGTAGAAAATGGCTTAAAATATCAATTTGCCAAAGGGTATCTTGACAGTCCAGCTTTTTTCTCTGTTAAACCAAGAGGTGGGGTAATCCTTATTACGTTAAATACCGATCATCCTGCTTATGACAATTTAGTAGATCTTTTAGAAAAAGATGTAGAAACAGATGATTTAGAAACCTTGCGTTCTCGATTAGTTAATGCTTTAGATGGGTTAGAATTATTATTAATGGCTTGGGCAAGATACGAAGATGAACAACCAGATGGCGAACGTAAAAATAAAGTTCAAGAAACCCGAATTGATTGGGGAAGAATTGCTAGAAGGTTTTTAGAAAATAAAGCATAG
- a CDS encoding cysteine desulfurase — MTTNPIYLDYHSTTPVDPRIAQLMLYYLTTAFGNASSIDHTYGDEAEKAVKIARGYIADLINASPKEIIFTDGATESLNLAIQGTIRSKSPQKLSRIALSPLEHKAVIDTCVMLQKKGLAELIYLKVDQLGRIDLKHLETVCQQGLDLLCVMAAHNEIGNIYPIATISQIAQKYHIPFLCDASQAVGKIPLNFRDWGITYLSISAHKFYGPKGIGALVVKKGYSLEPIIYGGGHQQGKRSGTLNVPGIVGLGEACRLRQLEMEEDERAIASKRDRLQAYLQSNIPELVVNGDTNHRLAGNLHISVPNIPNSAVIARIRSQLAISTGAACTSGVPSPSHVLRAMRLPEAVIDGALRIGIGKFTTEEEIHQASIILERAIKLVIFS; from the coding sequence ATGACAACTAATCCTATCTATCTTGATTATCATTCAACTACTCCAGTTGACCCGAGAATCGCTCAATTAATGCTCTATTACCTAACTACTGCTTTTGGTAATGCTAGCAGTATTGATCATACCTATGGTGATGAAGCCGAAAAAGCGGTTAAAATTGCTCGTGGGTATATAGCTGATTTAATCAACGCTTCACCGAAAGAGATTATCTTTACCGATGGTGCAACTGAAAGTCTTAATTTAGCTATCCAGGGTACAATCAGGAGCAAATCTCCTCAAAAACTATCCCGTATTGCTCTTTCTCCTTTAGAACATAAAGCGGTAATAGATACCTGTGTAATGTTGCAAAAAAAAGGACTAGCTGAACTTATTTATCTGAAAGTAGATCAATTAGGGAGAATAGATTTAAAACACCTGGAGACTGTTTGTCAACAAGGTCTTGATCTACTTTGTGTTATGGCTGCTCACAACGAAATTGGCAATATTTACCCGATCGCCACTATCAGTCAAATTGCCCAAAAATATCATATTCCTTTTCTCTGTGATGCTTCCCAAGCAGTAGGTAAAATTCCTCTTAATTTTCGCGATTGGGGGATAACTTATTTAAGTATTTCTGCTCATAAATTTTATGGTCCTAAAGGAATTGGCGCATTAGTGGTGAAAAAAGGTTATAGTCTCGAACCGATTATTTATGGTGGGGGTCATCAACAGGGGAAGCGATCGGGTACTCTCAATGTTCCTGGTATTGTGGGTTTAGGGGAAGCTTGTCGCTTACGTCAATTAGAAATGGAGGAGGATGAGAGGGCGATCGCCTCTAAGCGGGATAGGTTACAAGCTTACTTACAAAGTAATATTCCTGAGTTAGTGGTCAATGGTGACACTAACCATCGTCTCGCAGGAAATCTGCATATTTCTGTACCAAATATTCCTAATAGTGCAGTTATTGCGCGAATTCGTTCTCAATTAGCTATTTCTACGGGCGCTGCTTGTACATCAGGTGTCCCGAGTCCTTCCCATGTTTTACGAGCAATGAGATTACCTGAAGCAGTTATCGATGGCGCTTTACGCATTGGTATTGGCAAGTTTACCACTGAGGAGGAGATCCACCAAGCAAGTATAATTCTTGAGAGAGCAATTAAATTAGTAATTTTTTCTTAA